The following coding sequences lie in one Syngnathus scovelli strain Florida chromosome 1, RoL_Ssco_1.2, whole genome shotgun sequence genomic window:
- the tox4b gene encoding TOX high mobility group box family member 4b isoform X1, producing the protein MDLNFYSHLTGGSGQHDGDPGFLDPQSFNGFDSDNKYPGGSDNYLTISGSGHPFLAPSETFHTPSLGDEEFEIPPISLDPDSSLTVSDVVSHFGELSDASPSNSVVVPGNAVVEGDDPSFASTFVHPPSQGLEHLSLGVINQSGGALLGSSLGMDLGHPIGSQFSSSSPVTIDVPLGDMSQGLLGSNQLTTIDQSELSAQLGLGLGAGNILQRPQSPERPLSATASPTSSLQDDDMDDFRRSILVESPISQNFCPGVISLDPTVAEAPPSGLASGALPLSSRKGGSGRGGKTGKKKEDPNEPQKPVPAYALFFRDTQAAIKGQNPKATIGEVSKIVASMWDSLGKEQKQVYKRKNELAKKDYLRALAEYRANLSCQVPIEVLDSAPSPPPAPASSRPSRAQQYNPEENTITNICTSNIILDLPQVTTRSRTGAIRPQPPTESNPPTVAKIIIKQTQLPSGGVSVTAMSASSPRQPPPLQQMQSTPPPPRLQQMVHAQAPPPLQAKPRGGGAVASAAPPPLQIKVVPSVRQVDPGTQLIVASSCETSDSTKAAGQSAAAAAVTRGEEVMEAEEGMEVEVKVAPGPGITPAGSPNICVRTGCTNPAVDSKDWDKEYCSNECVATHCRDVFTAWCAIRGQNSTTVT; encoded by the exons ATGGACCTGAATTTTTACTCCCATCTTACCGGCGGAAGCGGGCAGCACGACGGGGATCCAGGGTTCCTGGACCCGCAGTCCTTCAATGGATTTGACTCAGACAACAAG TACCCGGGTGGCAGTGACAACTACCTGACGATTTCCGGGTCAGGCCACCCCTTCCTGGCTCCGTCGGAG ACTTTTCACACTCCCAGTCTGGGCGATGAGGAGTTTGAGATCCCTCCCATCTCACTGGACCCGGATTCATCCCTCACCGTTTCCGACGTGGTGTCCCATTTTGGAGAGCTGTCGGATGCCAGTCCCTCAAACAGCGTGGTGGTCCCTGGGAATGCCGTGGTGGAAGGCGACGACCCCTCTTTTGCCTCCACGTTTGTCCACCCTCCTTCCCAGGGTCTGGAGCACCTAAGTCTGGGAGTCATCAACCAGTCTGGAGGCGCTCTGCTGGGCTCGTCTTTGGGAATG GATTTGGGCCATCCCATCGGCTCGCAGTTTAGCAGCTCATCTCCGGTCACCATCGACGTTCCATTGGGAGACATGAGCCAAGGCCTGCTGGGCTCCAACCAGCTGACCACCATTGACCAGTCAGAGCTCAGCGCTCAACTGGGTCTCGGATTGGGGGCTGGGAATATTTTGCAGCGCCCGCAGTCGCCGGAGCGCCCGCTGTCGGCCACGGCGTCACCCACCAGCTCGCTGCAGGATGATGACATGGACGACTTCCGGAGG AGCATTCTGGTGGAATCTCCCATATCTCAGAACTTCTGTCCCGGCGTCATCTCCCTGGACCCCACTGTGGCCGAGGCGCCGCCATCTGGCCTCGCCTCCGGCGCCTTGCCGCTCTCCAGCCGGAAGGGAGGGAGCGGCAGGGGCGGGAAGACGGGGAAGAAGAAGGAAGACCCTAACGAGCCACAGAAGCCCGTGCCGGCCTACGCTCTCTTCTTTAGGGACACTCAGGCGGCCATCAAAGGACAAAACCCCAAAGCTACCATAGGAGAAGTTTCAAAGATCGTGGCTTCCATGTGGGACAGCCTCGGAAAGGAACAGAAGCAG GTTTATAAGAGGAAAAACGAGTTAGCCAAGAAGGATTACTTGAGAGCACTTGCAGAGTACAGGGCCAACCTCAGCTGTCAGGTTCCCATCGAAGTGTTGGATTCGGCACCGTCGCCTCCTCCGGCCCCAGCCTCTTCTCGCCCTAGCAGGGCCCAGCAGTACAACCCTGAGGAGAACACCATCACCAACATCTGCACTTCCAATATCATCTTGGACCTGCCTCAGGTCACCACGCGCTCCCGCACAGGCGCCATTAGACCGCAACCACCGACCGAATCCAACCCGCCCACTGTCGCCAAGATCATCATCAAGCAGACACAGCTGCCCTCGGGTGGTGTGTCCGTCACGGCCATGTCCGCCTCGTCGCCCCGACagccgccgccgctgcagcAAATGCAGagcacgccgccgccgcccaggTTGCAGCAGATGGTGCACGCCCAAGCACCGCCGCCCCTGCAGGCCAAACCTCGGGGCGGCGGCGCCGTGGCTTCAGCCGCCCCACCGCCGCTACAGATCAAGGTGGTCCCGTCGGTACGACAGGTGGACCCTGGCACTCAACTCATTGTGGCATCGTCTTGTGAAACTTCGGATTCGACCAAGGCGGCGGGACAGTcggccgctgctgctgccgtgACAAGAGGGGAGGAAGTGATGGAAGCGGAGGAAGGA ATGGAGGTGGAGGTGAAAGTGGCCCCCGGGCCCGGCATCACGCCCGCTGGCAGTCCAAACATTTGCGTGCGCACCGGCTGCACCAACCCAGCGGTGGACAGCAAAGACTGGGACAAAGAGTACTGTAGCAACGAGTGTGTCGCCACACATTGCAG GGATGTGTTCACGGCCTGGTGCGCCATCCGAGGGCAGAACTCCACCACCGTCACCTAG
- the tox4b gene encoding TOX high mobility group box family member 4b isoform X2 — protein sequence MEYPGGSDNYLTISGSGHPFLAPSETFHTPSLGDEEFEIPPISLDPDSSLTVSDVVSHFGELSDASPSNSVVVPGNAVVEGDDPSFASTFVHPPSQGLEHLSLGVINQSGGALLGSSLGMDLGHPIGSQFSSSSPVTIDVPLGDMSQGLLGSNQLTTIDQSELSAQLGLGLGAGNILQRPQSPERPLSATASPTSSLQDDDMDDFRRSILVESPISQNFCPGVISLDPTVAEAPPSGLASGALPLSSRKGGSGRGGKTGKKKEDPNEPQKPVPAYALFFRDTQAAIKGQNPKATIGEVSKIVASMWDSLGKEQKQVYKRKNELAKKDYLRALAEYRANLSCQVPIEVLDSAPSPPPAPASSRPSRAQQYNPEENTITNICTSNIILDLPQVTTRSRTGAIRPQPPTESNPPTVAKIIIKQTQLPSGGVSVTAMSASSPRQPPPLQQMQSTPPPPRLQQMVHAQAPPPLQAKPRGGGAVASAAPPPLQIKVVPSVRQVDPGTQLIVASSCETSDSTKAAGQSAAAAAVTRGEEVMEAEEGMEVEVKVAPGPGITPAGSPNICVRTGCTNPAVDSKDWDKEYCSNECVATHCRDVFTAWCAIRGQNSTTVT from the exons ATGGAG TACCCGGGTGGCAGTGACAACTACCTGACGATTTCCGGGTCAGGCCACCCCTTCCTGGCTCCGTCGGAG ACTTTTCACACTCCCAGTCTGGGCGATGAGGAGTTTGAGATCCCTCCCATCTCACTGGACCCGGATTCATCCCTCACCGTTTCCGACGTGGTGTCCCATTTTGGAGAGCTGTCGGATGCCAGTCCCTCAAACAGCGTGGTGGTCCCTGGGAATGCCGTGGTGGAAGGCGACGACCCCTCTTTTGCCTCCACGTTTGTCCACCCTCCTTCCCAGGGTCTGGAGCACCTAAGTCTGGGAGTCATCAACCAGTCTGGAGGCGCTCTGCTGGGCTCGTCTTTGGGAATG GATTTGGGCCATCCCATCGGCTCGCAGTTTAGCAGCTCATCTCCGGTCACCATCGACGTTCCATTGGGAGACATGAGCCAAGGCCTGCTGGGCTCCAACCAGCTGACCACCATTGACCAGTCAGAGCTCAGCGCTCAACTGGGTCTCGGATTGGGGGCTGGGAATATTTTGCAGCGCCCGCAGTCGCCGGAGCGCCCGCTGTCGGCCACGGCGTCACCCACCAGCTCGCTGCAGGATGATGACATGGACGACTTCCGGAGG AGCATTCTGGTGGAATCTCCCATATCTCAGAACTTCTGTCCCGGCGTCATCTCCCTGGACCCCACTGTGGCCGAGGCGCCGCCATCTGGCCTCGCCTCCGGCGCCTTGCCGCTCTCCAGCCGGAAGGGAGGGAGCGGCAGGGGCGGGAAGACGGGGAAGAAGAAGGAAGACCCTAACGAGCCACAGAAGCCCGTGCCGGCCTACGCTCTCTTCTTTAGGGACACTCAGGCGGCCATCAAAGGACAAAACCCCAAAGCTACCATAGGAGAAGTTTCAAAGATCGTGGCTTCCATGTGGGACAGCCTCGGAAAGGAACAGAAGCAG GTTTATAAGAGGAAAAACGAGTTAGCCAAGAAGGATTACTTGAGAGCACTTGCAGAGTACAGGGCCAACCTCAGCTGTCAGGTTCCCATCGAAGTGTTGGATTCGGCACCGTCGCCTCCTCCGGCCCCAGCCTCTTCTCGCCCTAGCAGGGCCCAGCAGTACAACCCTGAGGAGAACACCATCACCAACATCTGCACTTCCAATATCATCTTGGACCTGCCTCAGGTCACCACGCGCTCCCGCACAGGCGCCATTAGACCGCAACCACCGACCGAATCCAACCCGCCCACTGTCGCCAAGATCATCATCAAGCAGACACAGCTGCCCTCGGGTGGTGTGTCCGTCACGGCCATGTCCGCCTCGTCGCCCCGACagccgccgccgctgcagcAAATGCAGagcacgccgccgccgcccaggTTGCAGCAGATGGTGCACGCCCAAGCACCGCCGCCCCTGCAGGCCAAACCTCGGGGCGGCGGCGCCGTGGCTTCAGCCGCCCCACCGCCGCTACAGATCAAGGTGGTCCCGTCGGTACGACAGGTGGACCCTGGCACTCAACTCATTGTGGCATCGTCTTGTGAAACTTCGGATTCGACCAAGGCGGCGGGACAGTcggccgctgctgctgccgtgACAAGAGGGGAGGAAGTGATGGAAGCGGAGGAAGGA ATGGAGGTGGAGGTGAAAGTGGCCCCCGGGCCCGGCATCACGCCCGCTGGCAGTCCAAACATTTGCGTGCGCACCGGCTGCACCAACCCAGCGGTGGACAGCAAAGACTGGGACAAAGAGTACTGTAGCAACGAGTGTGTCGCCACACATTGCAG GGATGTGTTCACGGCCTGGTGCGCCATCCGAGGGCAGAACTCCACCACCGTCACCTAG
- the anapc10 gene encoding anaphase-promoting complex subunit 10 isoform X1 produces the protein MATPSKTPPGADPKQLERTGTVREIGSQAVWSLSSCKPGFGVDQLRDDNLETYWQSDGSQPHLVNIQFRRRTTVKMLCIYADYKSDESYTPSKISVRVGNNFHDLHEVRVRKSIPETRTSNLKLCLKSYLMWLSSVCFSWCWCLQQLEMVEPSGWIHVSLLNQRSNEPVRTFMIQIAVLANHQNGRDTHMRQIKVYTPVQESSVGKFPPCTTVDFMMYRTIR, from the exons ATGGCCACGCCGAGCAAGACGCCCCCCGGAGCTGATCCAAAGCAGCTCGAGCGGACTGGTACCGTCCGAGAAATCGGCTCACAGGCGGTGTGGTCGCTGTCCTCCTGCAAACCGG GATTCGGCGTGGACCAGCTGAGGGACGACAACCTGGAAACGTACTGGCAGTCGGACGGATCCCAACCGCATCTGGTCAACATCCAGTTTAG aaggaggaccacggTGAAGATGTTGTGCATCTACGCTGATTACAAGTCGGATGAAAGCTACACACCTAGCAAGATTTCCGTCAGAGTGGGGAACAATTTCCATGACCTGCATGAAGTCAGGGTGAGAAAGTCCATACCAGAAACTCGCACGTCAAACCTAAAATTATGTTTGAAGTCATACCTGATGTGGTTGTCGTCCGTTTGCTTTTCTTGGTGTTGGTGCCTGCAGCAGTTGGAGATGGTGGAGCCCAGCGGCTGGATTCATGTGTCACTTCTGAACCAGCGGAGCAACGAGCCCGTCCGGACCTTCATGATCCAGATCGCCGTGCTGGCCAACCACCAGAACGGCCGGGACACGCACATGCGGCAGATCAAAGTGTACACACCGGTGCAGGAGAGCTCCGTGGGCAAGTTCCCACCGTGCACCACTGTCGACTTCATGATGTACCGAACCATCAGGTGA
- the anapc10 gene encoding anaphase-promoting complex subunit 10 isoform X3, with protein sequence MATPSKTPPGADPKQLERTGTVREIGSQAVWSLSSCKPGFGVDQLRDDNLETYWQSDGSQPHLVNIQFRRRTTVKMLCIYADYKSDESYTPSKISVRVGNNFHDLHEVRLEMVEPSGWIHVSLLNQRSNEPVRTFMIQIAVLANHQNGRDTHMRQIKVYTPVQESSVGKFPPCTTVDFMMYRTIR encoded by the exons ATGGCCACGCCGAGCAAGACGCCCCCCGGAGCTGATCCAAAGCAGCTCGAGCGGACTGGTACCGTCCGAGAAATCGGCTCACAGGCGGTGTGGTCGCTGTCCTCCTGCAAACCGG GATTCGGCGTGGACCAGCTGAGGGACGACAACCTGGAAACGTACTGGCAGTCGGACGGATCCCAACCGCATCTGGTCAACATCCAGTTTAG aaggaggaccacggTGAAGATGTTGTGCATCTACGCTGATTACAAGTCGGATGAAAGCTACACACCTAGCAAGATTTCCGTCAGAGTGGGGAACAATTTCCATGACCTGCATGAAGTCAGG TTGGAGATGGTGGAGCCCAGCGGCTGGATTCATGTGTCACTTCTGAACCAGCGGAGCAACGAGCCCGTCCGGACCTTCATGATCCAGATCGCCGTGCTGGCCAACCACCAGAACGGCCGGGACACGCACATGCGGCAGATCAAAGTGTACACACCGGTGCAGGAGAGCTCCGTGGGCAAGTTCCCACCGTGCACCACTGTCGACTTCATGATGTACCGAACCATCAGGTGA
- the anapc10 gene encoding anaphase-promoting complex subunit 10 isoform X2 encodes MATPSKTPPGADPKQLERTGTVREIGSQAVWSLSSCKPGFGVDQLRDDNLETYWQSDGSQPHLVNIQFRRRTTVKMLCIYADYKSDESYTPSKISVRVGNNFHDLHEVRQLEMVEPSGWIHVSLLNQRSNEPVRTFMIQIAVLANHQNGRDTHMRQIKVYTPVQESSVGKFPPCTTVDFMMYRTIR; translated from the exons ATGGCCACGCCGAGCAAGACGCCCCCCGGAGCTGATCCAAAGCAGCTCGAGCGGACTGGTACCGTCCGAGAAATCGGCTCACAGGCGGTGTGGTCGCTGTCCTCCTGCAAACCGG GATTCGGCGTGGACCAGCTGAGGGACGACAACCTGGAAACGTACTGGCAGTCGGACGGATCCCAACCGCATCTGGTCAACATCCAGTTTAG aaggaggaccacggTGAAGATGTTGTGCATCTACGCTGATTACAAGTCGGATGAAAGCTACACACCTAGCAAGATTTCCGTCAGAGTGGGGAACAATTTCCATGACCTGCATGAAGTCAGG CAGTTGGAGATGGTGGAGCCCAGCGGCTGGATTCATGTGTCACTTCTGAACCAGCGGAGCAACGAGCCCGTCCGGACCTTCATGATCCAGATCGCCGTGCTGGCCAACCACCAGAACGGCCGGGACACGCACATGCGGCAGATCAAAGTGTACACACCGGTGCAGGAGAGCTCCGTGGGCAAGTTCCCACCGTGCACCACTGTCGACTTCATGATGTACCGAACCATCAGGTGA
- the LOC125981741 gene encoding F-box/WD repeat-containing protein 7 isoform X1, which translates to MQLIQPHFQRDFISLLPKELALYVLNFLAPKDLLRAAQTCRYWRILAEDNLLWREKCHEEGVSECASPRRRECVTWKSKYIRQHRIDTNWRKGDERQPKVLKGHDDHVITCLQFSGDLIVSGSDDNTLNVWSAITGKCLRTLTGHTGGVWCSQMTAATVISGSTDRTLRVWNAHNGECVHVLHGHTSTVRCMHLHGNRVVSGSRDTTVRVWDVSSGRCEHVLTGHVAAVRCVQYDGRRIVSGGYDYMVKVWDPQTEACLHTLQGHTNRVYSLQFDGVFVVSGSLDTSIRVWDVETGGCVHTLTGHQSLTSGMELRDRILVSGNADSTVRVWDIRTGRCLHTLQGPNKHQSAVTCLQFCRGLVLSSSDDGTVKLWDLRTGAWLRDVVALQSCGSGGVVWRIKASDTRLVCAAGSRMGTEETKLLVLDFDLDEHQTDQKEPAESDQDSDAEDSVH; encoded by the exons ATGCAGCTCATCCAACCGCACTTCCAGAGGGACTTCATTTCCCTACTGCCCAAAGAG CTGGCTCTATACGTGCTGAACTTCCTGGCTCCCAAAGACCTGCTGCGGGCTGCACAGACCTGCAGGTACTGGCGGATCCTGGCCGAGGATAACCTGCTGTGGAGGGAGAAGTGTCACGAGGAAG GTGTGTCCGAGTGCGCGTCACCTCGCCGCAGAGAATGCGTCACGTGGAAGTCCAAGTACATACGACAACACCGCATTGACACCAACTGGAGGAAGGGGGACGAGCGCCAGCCCAAG GTGCTGAAAGGTCACGACGACCATGTGATCACATGTCTCCAGTTCAGCGGCGACCTCATCGTCAGCGGCTCTGACGACAACACGCTCAACGTGTGGTCGGCCATCACTGGCAAG TGTTTGCGTACGCTGACGGGCCACACGGGCGGCGTGTGGTGCAGTCAGATGACGGCCGCCACGGTGATCAGCGGCTCCACCGACCGCACGCTGCGTGTGTGGAACGCCCACAACGGCGAGTGCGTCCACGTGCTGCACGGGCACACGTCCACCGTGCGCTGCATGCATCTCCACGGCAACCG GGTGGTGTCGGGCTCCCGAGATACGACCGTGCGCGTGTGGGACGTCTCGAGCGGTCGTTGCGAGCACGTGCTGACTGGCCACGTGGCGGCCGTGCGGTGCGTCCAGTACGACGGCCGCCGCATCGTGTCGGGGGGCTACGACTACATGGTGAAGGTGTGGGACCCCCAAACGGAGGCATGTCTTCACACTCTGCAGGGACACACCAACCGAGTGTACTCACTTCAG TTTGACGGCGTTTTTGTGGTGAGCGGCTCGCTCGATACGTCCATCCGAGTGTGGGACGTGGAAACAG GCGGCTGCGTCCACACGCTGACGGGCCACCAGTCTCTGACCAGCGGGATGGAGCTGCGGGACCGCATACTGGTGTCCGGCAACGCCGACTCCACCGTTCGCGTGTGGGACATCCGGACGGGACGCTGTCTGCACACCCTCCAAG GTCCCAACAAGCACCAATCGGCGGTGACGTGCCTCCAGTTCTGCCGAGGTCTGGTCCTGTCCAGCTCAGACGACGGTACGGTCAAACTTTGGGACCTCCGAACAGGCGCATGGCTGCGCGACGTGGTGGCGCTGCAGAGCTGCGGATCCG GTGGTGTGGTGTGGCGCATCAAGGCCTCCGACACCAGGCTGGTTTGCGCGGCCGGGAGCAGGATGGGCACCGAGGAGACCAAACTGCTGGTGCTGGACTTCGACCTGGACGAACACCAGACGGACCAAAAAGAACCGGCTGAGTCAGACCAAGATTCCGACGCTGAGGATTCCGTTCATTAA
- the LOC125981741 gene encoding F-box/WD repeat-containing protein 7 isoform X2: MGFYGTLKLIFYKVKRKLDYGPDGRPFSSGKKHCRGDAYFSPPVQSPPTTFGELRLANGHSAQRRRVTSGPPPRGLQDWLHTFQAWSGPERLLVLDHLIDVCETGQLKHVMQLIQPHFQRDFISLLPKELALYVLNFLAPKDLLRAAQTCRYWRILAEDNLLWREKCHEEGVSECASPRRRECVTWKSKYIRQHRIDTNWRKGDERQPKVLKGHDDHVITCLQFSGDLIVSGSDDNTLNVWSAITGKCLRTLTGHTGGVWCSQMTAATVISGSTDRTLRVWNAHNGECVHVLHGHTSTVRCMHLHGNRVVSGSRDTTVRVWDVSSGRCEHVLTGHVAAVRCVQYDGRRIVSGGYDYMVKVWDPQTEACLHTLQGHTNRVYSLQFDGVFVVSGSLDTSIRVWDVETGGCVHTLTGHQSLTSGMELRDRILVSGNADSTVRVWDIRTGRCLHTLQGPNKHQSAVTCLQFCRGLVLSSSDDGTVKLWDLRTGAWLRDVVALQSCGSGGVVWRIKASDTRLVCAAGSRMGTEETKLLVLDFDLDEHQTDQKEPAESDQDSDAEDSVH; this comes from the exons ATGGGCTTCTATGGGACCTTGAAGCTCATCTTCTACAAG GTGAAAAGGAAATTGGATTACGGTCCTGACGGTCGGCCATTTTCCTCAGGAAAGAAGCATTGCAGAGGCGACGCTTACTTCAG TCCTCCGGTTCAGAGCCCGCCCACCACATTCGGGGAACTCCGGCTGGCCAACGGGCATTCAGCTCAGCGGCGGCGCGTCACCTCGGGCCCTCCCCCTCGTGGCCTGCAAGACTGGCTTCACACCTTTCAG GCGTGGAGTGGACCTGAGAGGCTACTGGTGCTGGATCACTTGATTGACGTGTGTGAAACGGGCCAGCTCAAGCACGTGATGCAGCTCATCCAACCGCACTTCCAGAGGGACTTCATTTCCCTACTGCCCAAAGAG CTGGCTCTATACGTGCTGAACTTCCTGGCTCCCAAAGACCTGCTGCGGGCTGCACAGACCTGCAGGTACTGGCGGATCCTGGCCGAGGATAACCTGCTGTGGAGGGAGAAGTGTCACGAGGAAG GTGTGTCCGAGTGCGCGTCACCTCGCCGCAGAGAATGCGTCACGTGGAAGTCCAAGTACATACGACAACACCGCATTGACACCAACTGGAGGAAGGGGGACGAGCGCCAGCCCAAG GTGCTGAAAGGTCACGACGACCATGTGATCACATGTCTCCAGTTCAGCGGCGACCTCATCGTCAGCGGCTCTGACGACAACACGCTCAACGTGTGGTCGGCCATCACTGGCAAG TGTTTGCGTACGCTGACGGGCCACACGGGCGGCGTGTGGTGCAGTCAGATGACGGCCGCCACGGTGATCAGCGGCTCCACCGACCGCACGCTGCGTGTGTGGAACGCCCACAACGGCGAGTGCGTCCACGTGCTGCACGGGCACACGTCCACCGTGCGCTGCATGCATCTCCACGGCAACCG GGTGGTGTCGGGCTCCCGAGATACGACCGTGCGCGTGTGGGACGTCTCGAGCGGTCGTTGCGAGCACGTGCTGACTGGCCACGTGGCGGCCGTGCGGTGCGTCCAGTACGACGGCCGCCGCATCGTGTCGGGGGGCTACGACTACATGGTGAAGGTGTGGGACCCCCAAACGGAGGCATGTCTTCACACTCTGCAGGGACACACCAACCGAGTGTACTCACTTCAG TTTGACGGCGTTTTTGTGGTGAGCGGCTCGCTCGATACGTCCATCCGAGTGTGGGACGTGGAAACAG GCGGCTGCGTCCACACGCTGACGGGCCACCAGTCTCTGACCAGCGGGATGGAGCTGCGGGACCGCATACTGGTGTCCGGCAACGCCGACTCCACCGTTCGCGTGTGGGACATCCGGACGGGACGCTGTCTGCACACCCTCCAAG GTCCCAACAAGCACCAATCGGCGGTGACGTGCCTCCAGTTCTGCCGAGGTCTGGTCCTGTCCAGCTCAGACGACGGTACGGTCAAACTTTGGGACCTCCGAACAGGCGCATGGCTGCGCGACGTGGTGGCGCTGCAGAGCTGCGGATCCG GTGGTGTGGTGTGGCGCATCAAGGCCTCCGACACCAGGCTGGTTTGCGCGGCCGGGAGCAGGATGGGCACCGAGGAGACCAAACTGCTGGTGCTGGACTTCGACCTGGACGAACACCAGACGGACCAAAAAGAACCGGCTGAGTCAGACCAAGATTCCGACGCTGAGGATTCCGTTCATTAA